Proteins found in one Salvelinus alpinus chromosome 11, SLU_Salpinus.1, whole genome shotgun sequence genomic segment:
- the LOC139534524 gene encoding tumor necrosis factor ligand superfamily member 12-like: protein MVTGECGTTMHRILRRRKVRKLRFVWAFMAMVALSLSACSALFTAWTWRQTRDLSQSLKTLQDRLEQVNTQRKAIVQLIMEKRDLLVGQRVKRDEGTGKGKNGHGKKVASQFEITKESVQKVGEDGLIKGWTDSEHLNMSKAVKYNADRGIFTVEKTGVYFLYCQVLFNENQSQLVKLDVAVVRGSQRLQRLQCMEGYGTTPAAGSHQFHFLKPCQVSGLLRLEKGVELKAITGPAFNLHITGKHYFGLFKVN, encoded by the exons ATGGTAACCGGGGAATGTGGAACAACCATGCATCGAATTCTGCGGAGGAGAAAAGTGCGCAAACTTCGCTTCGTCTGGGCATTCATGGCCATGGTGGCTCTGTCGCTCTCCGCCTGCAGCGCACTGTTTACGGCGTGGACCTGGAGACAGACGCGGGACCTGTCTCAGTCATTAAAAACTCTGCAAGACCGATTGGAGCAG GTGAATACTCAGCGGAAAGCCATTGTCCAACTCATCATGGAGAAGAGAGATTTGCTGGTGGGCCAAAGGGTGAAGAGAGATG AGGGAACTGGGAAAGGGAAGAATGGACATGGAAAGAAAGTGGCTTCTCAGTTTGAGA TAACCAAAGAGTCTGTTCAGAAAG tGGGAGAGGACGGCTTGATAAAAGGATGGACGGACTCCGAGCACTTGAATATGAGCAAGGCGGTGAAGTACAACGCAGACAGAGGCATCTTCACAGTGGAGAAAACGGGAGTCTACTTCCTGTACTGTCAG GTGTTGTTCAATGAGAACCAGTCTCAGCTGGTGAAGCTGGACGTGGCGGTGGTGAGGGGGAGCCAGCGGCTTCAGAGGTTACAGTGCATGGAGGGCTATGGGACTACGCCTGCAGCCGGATCACACCAGTTCCACTTCCTCAAACCCTGCCAGGTGTCCGGCCTGCTGCGGCTGGAGAAGGGGGTGGAGCTAAAAGCAATCACAGGCCCCGCTTTCAACCTCCACATCACGGGAAAGCATTACTTCGGTCTCTTTAAGGTCAACTGA
- the sat2a.1 gene encoding thialysine N-epsilon-acetyltransferase, with protein sequence MDFSIRASTLEDCKDIARMILELAEYEKVLDQVKVTQKDLEQDGFIKNPFFHGIVAEVPEQHRTKEGHAKVGYALYFYTYSSWKGRALYMEDLYVMPEFRGKGIGKALMSKVAQLGLAAGCTQLNFAVLDWNKPSLDFYLSQGCFDVTADMGYHCMRCEGAALEQLAQGDT encoded by the exons ATGGATTTCTCCATTCGTGCTTCTACACTGGAAGACTGCAAAGATATCGCGCGGATGATCTTG GAACTGGCTGAATACGAGAAAGTATTGGACCAAGTGAAAGTTACACAGAAAG ATTTGGAGCAGGATGGGTTCATTAAAAACCCATTCTTTCATGGTATCGTCGCAGAAGTACCCGAACAACACAGGACcaaagagg gCCATGCCAAGGTGGGCTACGCACTTTACTTCTATACCTACAGCTCGTGGAAAGGACGGGCCCTCTACATGGAGGACCTGTATGTGATGCCTGAGTTCAGAG GTAAAGGTATCGGGAAGGCACTGATGAGCAAAGTGGCTCAG TTGGGCCTGGCCGCCGGCTGCACCCAGCTCAACTTCGCCGTGCTGGACTGGAACAAACCATCTCTGGATTTCTACCTCAGCCAGGGATGTTTTGATGTGACGGCAGACATGGGGTACCACTGCATGCGCTGTGAGGGGGCAGCGCTGGAACAACTGGCCCAGGGGGACACCTAA